The sequence GTTTACAGCATTATAAGCCACACCGATATAAGCATAAAGCCTTATTTATTTGGTAAAATGCTTCAGGGAGTGTTTGCAGCAATTTATATATCAATAGCAATGAAATTACCGTTTACGGCTTCTTTGACAGCAAAAAGCGTTCTTAGTGTTATAACACCTTTTTCAGACTTTACATGGTACAATGCCTTCATATATTCGGCTCAGAATGTGTTTATTTCATTTTTGATCCTTTTGATTTTGACGGCAATATCACTTATATTTCATTTTATAAAACACGTATGCAAGACTCTTTTGAAACGTTCCGTATTTTAAAACAGCCTGAAACTTTTTGCCTCTACTTCAGTTCTTCCCTGTTTTCCCTTATTACCTGCAATGTTTCTTCCAAAATTTGTTCAACCTTGCTTAAAATACTGTCGGCATACTCCTTTGTTCCAAGCCTTATTTCCCTTGCATTTTTCTGGGCATTGGAAATAATTTCATTGGACTGTTCGTATGCTTTTTTTGTAATTTCATGTTCGTCAATCAAAGATGCAATCTTGTTCTCCGCATCTTTTATTATATTATTGGCTTCCTTCTGTGCTTCAAGGAGTATCCTCTGCCTCTCCTCCTTTATCCATTTTGCCTGTTTAATGTCGTCGGGAAGCTTTAACCTGATTTCTTTGATAATCTCAAGTATTTCTTCCTTGTCCACCAAACACTTTCCAGAAAACGGCACAGTAACACTTTTTTCAACAAGGTCCTCCAGTGTTTCAAGAATTGAAAGCATTTCCATATTTATCCCTCCCAGGGTTTTTGGCAATCTTACCTCCGAAACTTGTCCATAATTTTATCTTTTATACAATCCGGCACAAGTCCGTCAATGTTGCCGTTGTGGCGTGCAAGCTCCCTCACGGAGCTGGAACTTAAAAAAGAGTAATTGATATTGGTCATCATAAACAACGTCTCAATGTCGGAATCAAGATTTTTATTCAAAAGGGCCATTTGCAGCTCATATTCAAAATCCGAAACGGCTCTTAATCCCTTAATAATAACCTTGGAATTCTTTTTTCTCATAAAATCTATCAAAAGCCCTGAAAAACTCTCAATTTCCACATTATCTATGCCTTTTACGGCACATTTTAACAAATCAACTCTCTCTTCCAGGGTAAAAACCGGATTCTTGCTGCTGTTTACAAGTACAGCAACCACAAGTTTGTCGCATAATTTCGCAGCTCTTTGAATTATGTCCATATGCCCGTTTGTTACCGGGTCAAAACTTCCGGGATATACAAATACGCTCACTCTTCATACCTTCTTACCTTAAAGATTTATTTGTCAAGTCACACAGATTTCAACCTGTAAAAGGATACAGCAGTATTGCCGTATTTCTCCCAACGATACCTCTCAAGTCCGTCCACTTCTTCTGGAACCGCGTCTTCTATATCATGTTCCGCAACAATTATTCCTTCATGCACAATTATATCATTTTCAGCTATGCTTTTTAACGTTTTTTCTACAAGTCCCTTGCCGTATGGGGGATCAAGAAATATTATATCAAATTTTTTGTTATTTTTCGAAAATTTATTCAATGTCACAAAAACGTCTCCGGCAATAACAGTGGCTTTGCTCTCAAGCTTTGTATGAACAAGGTTTTCCTTTATTGTAAAAAAACACTCTCTGCTTTTATCCACAAACACAGCAGAATCGGCACCTCTGCTCAGCGCTTCTATCCCAAGGCTCCCCGTGCCCGCATATATGTCCAAAACATTTGTACCCGGTACAAAAGCAGCCAAAATGTTGAACACAGCTCCCTTAACCTTGTCCGATGTAGGCCTTGTGGCAAGCCCTTTTATCGTCTTTAGCTTATGCCCCTTTGCTGTTCCGGATATAACTCTTAAAATAACAAATTCCTCCAATTGACATTGAATATTATGGTTACAATGATATTTTATATTATCATACTTAATTGTCAATCATAATTCGACTTTTAATTCAAACTTACGTCATGTATTTTTTCTATGAATTTCTCGGCAATTTTTTCCTTTAACTTTAGATTTTCTTCCATAAATAAGTTTCGATCTCTTTTTAAAATTTCCTGCGCCGCTTCCTGCGCTTTTTTTAATATTTCCATATCTCTGTAAAGATTTG comes from Acetivibrio thermocellus ATCC 27405 and encodes:
- the coaD gene encoding pantetheine-phosphate adenylyltransferase, encoding MSVFVYPGSFDPVTNGHMDIIQRAAKLCDKLVVAVLVNSSKNPVFTLEERVDLLKCAVKGIDNVEIESFSGLLIDFMRKKNSKVIIKGLRAVSDFEYELQMALLNKNLDSDIETLFMMTNINYSFLSSSSVRELARHNGNIDGLVPDCIKDKIMDKFRR
- the rsmD gene encoding 16S rRNA (guanine(966)-N(2))-methyltransferase RsmD, which codes for MEEFVILRVISGTAKGHKLKTIKGLATRPTSDKVKGAVFNILAAFVPGTNVLDIYAGTGSLGIEALSRGADSAVFVDKSRECFFTIKENLVHTKLESKATVIAGDVFVTLNKFSKNNKKFDIIFLDPPYGKGLVEKTLKSIAENDIIVHEGIIVAEHDIEDAVPEEVDGLERYRWEKYGNTAVSFYRLKSV